In Paramormyrops kingsleyae isolate MSU_618 chromosome 5, PKINGS_0.4, whole genome shotgun sequence, one DNA window encodes the following:
- the zdhhc4 gene encoding palmitoyltransferase ZDHHC4, which translates to MDFLLLFAIYVLFILSCIALVCKCSSNRQTPFERFLSFASEKISAWIPLRLQRIFYKAQHSVFHQRNRLFLYLQLFLEAAVFAEFSYEVFGFCREMDSGLPSLCVPYVLLAGKSYYFYQCCCKDPGTITKENHSAQVQVYQYDRRLFHPAVTCPTCLLVKPARSKHCRVCNRCVQRFDHHCVWVNNCIGAQNSRYFLAYLLLVCAVAADIAVLTSDMLFHVVLRSGLLHAHYIDQDGQQQPAGPLFIVQHLFLTFPRIIFMLGFLVFVFMLLAGYTLFHLYLALINQTSNEWYKGRARGCQHCQAGPGPPCPPQAGITRSFYNRGILRNLQEIFRPLTHSKKKKK; encoded by the exons ATGGATTTCCTCTTGCTGTTTGCGATCTATGTGCTGTTCATATTGAGCTGCATCGCTCTCGTGTGTAAATGCTCCAGCAATCGACAAACTCCTTTCGAAAGATTTCTCAGCTTTGCCTCCGAG AAAATTTCAGCCTGGATTCCTCTGCGGCTCCAAAGGATCTTTTATAAGGCTCAGCACAGTGTCTTTCATCAAAG GAACAGGCTGTTCctctatctgcagctgtttcTGGAGGCAGCTGTGTTTGCAGAGTTCAGCTATGAAGTCTTTGGGTTCTGCAGGGAGATGGATAGCGGCCTCCCTAGCCTGTGTGTGCCTTATGTGTTACTTGCTGGAAAATCCTACTACTTCTACCAGTGCTGTTGCAAAGACCCCG GTACAATCACAAAGGAGAACCATTCTGCCCAGGTTCAGGTGTATCAGTACGACAGGAGACTGTTCCATCCAGCTGTCACTTGTCCGACTTGCCTCCTGGTAAAACCTGCCAGGTCGAAACACTGCA GGGTGTGCAATAGATGCGTGCAACGATTTGACCACCATTGCGTGTGGGTGAACAACTGTATCGGGGCCCAGAACAGCAGATACTTCCTGGCGTACCTGCTGCTGGTGTGCGCCGTGGCAGCGGACATAGCAGTGCTGACGTCGGACATGCTGTTCCATGTCGTGCTGCGGTCGGGCCTCCTGCATGCCCACTACATTGACCAGGACGGACAGCAGCAGCCCGCTGGGCCCCTTTTCATCGTTCAG CATCTCTTCCTGACGTTTCCCAGGATCATCTTCATGCTGGGTTTTCTCGTCTTCGTCTTCATGCTGTTGGCTGGATACACCCTGTTCCATCTGTACTTAGCCTTAATCAACCAAACGTCCAACGAGTGGTACAAAGGCAGAGCGCGGGGATGCCAGCACTGCCAGGCCGGCCCaggacctccctgccccccccaggctggGATTACCAGAAGCTTCTACAACAGAGGCATCTTGCGAAACCTGCAGGAAATCTTCAGGCCTCTCACTCAcagcaagaagaaaaaaaaatag